In Penicillium oxalicum strain HP7-1 chromosome VII, whole genome shotgun sequence, one DNA window encodes the following:
- a CDS encoding Sorcin, with translation MAYNKSYNPDALPAHAEPEQVAQMLGNMEMSGGQAHAAHSQKPLPSRPQMQKSSSGPSPPRASGSTPTPPHAYNGRPSPANGVHPASGQARPHPLHPSPPPPNYGFGPPPSQPQRNRPPPASRPPQSPHPPLSAPSDDPQQLFPLFRAANTSHTGSLTEHELGSALVNGDYTSFHPRTVKMMIRMFDRDGNGSINFDEFVSLWKYLAAWRELFDRFDEDRSGRISLKEFENALVAFGYRLTTKFVTVLFRAFESKAKQVNGPSRGPNQHGMSFDLFVQACISLKRMTDVFKRYDEDRDGYITVSFEEFLTGKSDPV, from the exons ATGGCTTACAACAAAAGCTACAATCCCGACGCGCTGCCAGC GCATGCCGAGCCAGAGCAG GTCGCGCAGATGCTCGGAAACATGGAAATGTCCGGAGGACAGGCCCATGCGGCACACAGTCAGAAACCTCTCCCCTCTCGACCACAAATGCAGAAATCGTCTAGCGGTCCGTCGCCGCCTCGCGCGTCCGGGTCAACCCCAACGCCGCCGCACGCATACAACGGCCGACCCTCACCCGCAAATGGAGTTCATCCAGCTTCAGGCCAAGCTCGACCTCACCCGTTGCATCCctcgccaccacctcccaaCTATGGCTTTGGACCGCCCCCCTCGCAGCCGCAGCGTAATCGGCCCCCGCCTGCCTCGCGACCCCCTCAGTCACCTCACCCCCCACTGTCCGCGCCGAGCGATGACCCGCAGCAGCTGTTCCCTCTGTTTCGCGCCGCAAACACCTCCCACACTGGTTCGCTCACGGAACATGAGCTCGGATCGGCTCTTGTCAACGGAGACTATACCTCATTCCATCCGCGGacggtgaagatgatgattcgCATGTTTGACCGAGATGGCAATGGATCGATCAACTTTGACGAGTTCGTGTCGCTATGGAAATACCTGGCCGCATGGCGCGAGCTCTTTGATCGCTTTGACGAGGATCGCAGCGGACGTATCAGTTTGAAAGAATTTGAGAATGCGCTGGTTGCCTTTGGCTATCGCCTGACGACGAAATTTGTGACCGTCCTCTTCCGTGCATTCGAGAGCAAGGCCAAGCAGGTCAACGGGCCCTCCCGCGGTCCGAATCAGCATGGGATGAGCTTTGATCTGTTTGTCCAGGCTTGCATCAGCCTGAAACGGATGACGGACGTGTTCAAACGCTATGATGAGGATCGCGATGGATATATCACCGTGAGCTTTGAGGAATTTTTGACCGGTAAGTCAGACCCAGTGTAG
- a CDS encoding Efflux pump dotC, whose protein sequence is MTSAQQDRDSVSGDTAVSKEQAENSPTHTPFPESQQQTLEHNQDAHTSQEADTFGKNNEDDIIEKQSSRPPLERTTSQAAKMGKKKIIVVMTALCLALFLAALDMTIISTALPTIAADFGASESGFSWIASSYLLANAACIPLWGKLSDIWGRKPMILFANIWFLVGSLICALAKNLAMILAGRAIQGVGGGGIIIMANISVTDLFSMRDRPMYYGIFGATWAIAGALGPIIGGAFTTSVTWRWCFYLNLPIGGFSLLILFFFLSIESPKTPLLAGLRSIDWAGTFLIIGGTLMFLFGLEFGGVNYPWKSATVICLIVFGVVVWALAMFAEWKLAKYPIIPPRLFNEWYNVLILMVCFCHGFVFIAGAYYLPFYFQTVLLASPILSGVYTLPMVLSLSFVSAATGIVMKKTGRYRELIIGGLFFMTLGFGLFIDLKPYASWPRIIIFQLIAGVGVGPNFQAPLVAFQANIRPADMATATATFGFVRQLSTSMSVVLGTVIYQNVISGQSDKIVAAIGPERAAAISASFAGASKELIQSLNESQRKVVLDSFTFALSRMWIFYTAVAGLGFVLSLFIVPRELSKTHTIRKTGLEEQERARQELIDSKRKSDGKPETEA, encoded by the exons ATGACGTCCGCTCAGCAAGACCGCGATTCGGTGAGCGGCGACACGGCGGTTTCAAAAGAACAAGCGGAAAACTCCCCCACCCACACACCTTTCCCCGAAAGCCAACAGCAAACGCTTGAGCACAACCAAGATGCACACACATCCCAGGAAGCAGATACTTTCGGGAAAAATAATGAAGACGATATCATCGAGAAGCAATCCTCTCGGCCGCCGCTGGAGCGCACTACCTCGCAAGCAGCCAAGAtgggcaagaaaaagattaTCGTCGTCATGACGGCGCTGTGTCTGGCGCTCTTCCTGGCTGCGCTCGATATGACGATCATTTCAACGGCTCTCCCGACAATTGCTGCAGACTTTGGCGCCTCGGAAAGTGGTTTCTCGTGGATTGCATCGTCGTACTTGCTGGCAAATGCGGCCTGTATTCCACTTTGGGGGAAGCTCAGTGATATTTGGGGTCGGAAGCCGATGATCCTCTTTGCCAATATCTGGTTCCTGGTCGGTAGTTTGATATGCGCCTTGGCAAAGAACTTGGCGATGATTCTGGCAGGTCGGGCCATTCAAGGTGTTGGAGGCGGAGGTATCATTATTATGGCAAACATCAGTGTGACTGATCTGTTCAGTATGAG AGATCGTCCGATGTATTATGGTATATTTGGAGCAACATGGGCCATTGCAGGGGCTCTGGGTCCGATTATTGGTGGCGCTTTCACCACGAGTGTGACCTGGAGATGGTGTTTCTACCTAAACT TGCCCATCGGTGGCTTCTCGCTGctgattctctttttcttcctctcgaTCGAATCTCCCAAGACTCCTCTCTTGGCCGGATTGCGGAGCATCGACTGGGCAGGGACATTCTTGATTATCGGGGGTACCCTCATGTTCCTGTTCGGACTTGAATTCGGCGGCGTCAACTATCCCTGGAAGTCAGCGACCGTTATTTGCCTCATCGTCTTCGGAGTCGTTGTTTGGGCTCTTGCTATGTTTGCCGAATGGAAGCTGGCAAAGTACCCTATCATTCCACCGCGATTGTTCAACGAGTGGTACAACGTCCTGATTCTTATGGTTTGCTTCTGCCACGGCTTTGTCTTCATCGCAGGTGCCTACTACCTTCCTTTCTACTTTCAAACCGTTCTCCTGGCATCGCCGATTCTCAGCGGTGTCTATACTCTGCCCATGGTTCTTTCCCTGTCTTTCGTGTCGGCTGCGACCGGTATCGTCATGAAGAAGACGGGCCGCTATCGGGAACTCATTATCGGTGGACTCTTCTTCATGACTTTAGGCTTTGGTCTCTTTATTGACCTCAAGCCCTACGCCTCGTGGCCACGAATTATCATTTTCCAACTCATCGCCGGTGTCGGTGTTGGCCCCAATTTCCAGGCCCCCCTTGTGGCTTTCCAGGCCAACATTCGACCGGCAGATATGGCCACCGCGACTGCAACCTTTGGCTTTGTCCGCCAACTGTCGACATCCATGTCTGTCGTGCTTGGCACGGTTATCTACCAGAACGTTATTAGCGGACAATCTGACAAGATTGTCGCGGCTATCGGTCCCGAACGCGCGGCCGCAATTTCCGCCTCATTCGCCGGAGCCTCCAAAGAACTCATTCAAAGCCTGAACGAGTCGCAGCGCAAAGTCGTTCTTGACTCTTTCACTTTTGCACTGAGCCGCATGTGGATCTTCTACACGGCCGTTGCGGGCCTCGGATTCGTCCTTTCGTTATTCATCGTTCCACGTGAACTGTCCAAGACGCATACCATTCGCAAGACTGGTCTTGAGGAGCAAGAACGAGCGCGTCAGGAGCTAATTGATTCCAAGCGCAAATCCGACGGAAAGCCTGAAACCGAGGCTTAA